Proteins from one Desmodus rotundus isolate HL8 chromosome 9, HLdesRot8A.1, whole genome shotgun sequence genomic window:
- the LOC112308153 gene encoding olfactory receptor 7A17 gives MRVILAYKKITPVLFHHLESQLHLMDPGNLTRVSEFLLLGLSEEPELQPLLFGLFLSMYLITVLGNLLITLAVSSDSHLHTPMYFFLSNLSLVDICFTSTTIPKMLLNIQTQSKAITYAGCISQMYFLILFAGLDNFLLTVMAYDRFVAICHPLHYTVIMNPRLCGLLVLVSWIISALDSLLQCLMVLRLSFCADLEIPLFFCDCQQVVQLACSDTFLNDTMMYFATVLLGGGPLAGILYSYSKIVSSIQAIPSALGKYKAFSTCASHLSVVSLFYGAGLGVYLSSAGTHSSQSSATASVMYTVVAPMLNPFTYSLRNRDIKRALKRFFGMAGTKGTITLSLKK, from the coding sequence ATGCGAGTAATACTGGCTTATAAGAAAATTACTCCTGTTCTCTTTCACCATCTTGAAAGTCAGCTCCACCTCATGGATCCAGGGAACCTTACTAGAGTGTCAGAGTTTCTTCTCCTGGGACTATCAGAGGAACCAGAACTGCAGCCCCTCTTATTTGGGCTGTTCCTCTccatgtacctgatcactgtgttgggaaacctgctcatcaccctggctgtcagctcagactcccacctccacacgcccatgtacttcttcctctccaacctgtcccTGGTAGACATCtgtttcacctccaccaccatcccaaagatgctgctgaacatccagaCACAGAGTAAAGCCATCACCTATGCAGGCTGCATCAGCCAGATGTATTTTCTCATACTCTTTGCAGGGTTGGACAACTTCCTCCTGACTGTGATGGCGTATGACCGATTtgtggccatctgtcaccccCTGCACTATACGGTCATCATGAACCCCCGGCTCTGTGGACTGCTGGTTCTGGTGTCCTGGATCATAAGTGCATTGGATTCCTTGCTACAATGCTTAATGGTGTTGCGACTTTCTTTTTGTGCAGATTTGGAAATCCCCCTTTTTTTCTGTGACTGCCAACAGGTAGTCCAACTTGCCTGTTCTGACACCTTTTTGAATGACACAATGATGTATTTTGCAACTGTGCTACTGGGTGGTGGTCCCCTGGCTGGGATCCTTTACTCTTACTCTAAGATAGTGTCCTCCATACAAGCAATCCCATCAGCTCTGGggaagtataaagcattttccacctgtgcatctcacctctcagttgtctccttattttatggTGCAGGCCTCGGAGTGTATCTCAGCTCTGCTGGTACCCACAGCTCACAGTCCAGTGCAACAGCCTCAGTGATGTACACGGTGGTTgcacccatgctgaaccccttcactTACAGTCTCAGGAACAGAGACATAAAGAGAGCTCTCAAAAGATTCTTTGGGATGGCAGGTACAAAGGGGACAATCACCCTGAGTCTGAAAAAGTGA